The following proteins are encoded in a genomic region of Pungitius pungitius chromosome 19, fPunPun2.1, whole genome shotgun sequence:
- the zc2hc1a gene encoding zinc finger C2HC domain-containing protein 1A has product MEEFEDSDAPPAVDLSQCNTCSRWFFPKVLEKHAKICQKSTIKKRKVFDSGRQRAEGTDIPTLKPLKPKAEPPKKPSNWRQKHEDFIATIRAAKVVDKVLKEGGPLPPPPPPTIDPDYVQCPYCQRRFNEGAADRHIKFCQEKSARMPSKGKLGDAKKPPGRSVCKPPASVKASPAAVSPNPSASSRLPQRSGLGQLSGIPSSKVSAAGSVRSNPSGLTSPPSGVGSKTRAGTYGSVRTIQSGTAINNKKKVDSFTSRNDVNDGVGNGGMKSKFCHACGTKYPVESAKFCCECGVKKMCI; this is encoded by the exons ATGGAAGAATTTGAAG ACAGCGATGCTCCTCCTGCTGTGGACCTGAGTCAATGCAACACCTGCAGCAGATGgtttttccctaaagtcttg GAGAAGCATGCCAAAATCTGCCAAAAGTCAACAATCAAAAAGAGGAAGGTTTTTGACTCCGGCCGACAGAGAGCTGAGGGTACGGACATCCCCACCCTTAAACCCCTCAAACCAAAG GCAGAACCTCCGAAGAAGCCATCCAACTGGCGCCAAAAACATGAGGACTTCATCGCCACCATCCGGGCCGCCAAGGTCGTCGATAAGGTCCTAAAGGAGGGCGGACCAttacctccacctccccctcctacCATTGACCCAG ACTACGTCCAGTGTCCTTACTGTCAGCGGAGGTTCAACGAGGGTGCAGCCGACAGACACATCAAGTTCTGCCAGGAGAAGTCTGCCCGTATGCCCAGCAAGGGCAAGTTAGGAGATGCCAAGAAGCCTCCTGGTCGCTcagtg TGCAAGCCTCCTGCTTCTGTAAAGGCCTCCCCGGCGGCTGTGTCACCCAACCCTTCCGCCTCCTCTCGTTTGCCCCAGAGATCAGGTCTTGGACAACTCTCCG GGATCCCGTCTAGTAAGGTCTCCGCTGCCGGTTCAGTGAGGAGCAATCCCTCTGGCCTCACGAGCCCTCCGTCAGG CGTGGGGAGTAAGACTCGAGCTGGGACCTACGGCTCTGTGAGGACCATTCAGTCGGGAACAGCAAtcaacaacaagaagaaagtaGACTCCTTCACATCGAG GAATGATGTCAACGACGGAGTCGGCAATGGTGGCATGAAGAGCAAGTTCTGTCACGCTTGTGGGACCAAGTACCCGGTTGAATCTGCCAAATTCTGCTGCGAGTGTGGGGTCAAGAAGATGTGTATCTGA
- the bco1 gene encoding beta,beta-carotene 15,15'-dioxygenase: MTTHFSQNAEESPEPRKAEVKGNIPSWLQGTLLRNGPGIFSVGVTSYNHWFDGMAIMKSFAIKDGEVTYRSRFLESDTYKVNKAANRIVVSEMGTMAYPDPSKNFIVKAITFLNHTVPDFTDNGASNIIKYGNDYYATSETNYIRKIDPVTLETQDKVDYMKYLPVNLASSHPHYDKEGNAYNFGTSIAEKAKTKYILFKVPAVSETDQAKDGPALKKVEVLCTVPCRSLLTPSYYHSFGLTDNYFIFIEQPLKLDILKMATAYMRGVNWASCLKFSPEENTLIHLIDRKTGKVVDTKYYTGAMVVYHHVNAFEDDGHVIVDVIAYKDNSLYDAFYLNRMKENPGSEDDSYTKPSYKRFVLPTHPDKGVAVGEDLVKLKYTTASAVKEKEGKLMCQAEVLCGGFELPRMNYDFNGKKHRFVYGCSVEKCAVAKEIAKFDTETKTRLHWSEDNCSPSEPVFIPRPNGESEDDGVVLATVINSNPEQSSFFLILDGRTFKEVARAYVNTALNRDMHGFFIPQQN; the protein is encoded by the exons ATGACGACACACTTTTCCCAGAACGCAGAGGAGAGCCCGGAGCCCCGCAAGGCAGAAGTCAAAG GGAACATCCCCAGCTGGCTGCAAGGCACACTGCTGCGCAATGGCCCCGGCATCTTTTCCGTGGGGGTCACCAGCTACAACCACTGGTTCGATGGGATGGCGATCATGAAAAGCTTCGCCATCAAAGACG GGGAAGTTACTTACAGGAGCAGATTTTTAGAAAGTGACACCTACAAAGTCAACAAGGCTGCGAACAGGATCGTTGTGTCTGAAATGGGAACGATGGCATACCCGGACCCCAGCAAGAATTTCATTGTCAA AGCAATTACCTTCCTCAACCACACAGTGCCCGACTTCACTGACAACGGCGCAAGCAATATCATCAAATACGGAAACGACTACTACGCCACGTCAGAGACCAACTACATCCGCAAGATCGATCCCGTGACGCTGGAAACTCAGGACAAG GTGGACTACATGAAGTACCTGCCGGTGAACCTGGCTTCGTCCCATCCTCACTATGACAAGGAGGGCAACGCCTACAACTTTGGGACTTCGATAGCAGAGAAGGCCAAGACCAAGTACATCCTGTTTAAAGTCCCTGCTGTCTCAGAGACGG ACCAAGCCAAGGATGGGCCCGCCCTGAAGAAAGTGGAGGTGCTGTGCACGGTGCCCTGCCGTTCCCTTCTCACACCCAGCTACTACCACAGCTTCGGCCTTACGGACAACTACTTCATCTTCATCGAGCAGCCTCTCAAACTGGACATCCTCAAGATGGCCACGGCGTACATGAGGGGGGTCAACTGGGCCAGCTGTCTGAAGTTCAGCCCGGAGGAAAAT ACTCTGATCCACCTGATAGACAGAAAGACGGGCAAAGTGGTGGATACAAAGTACTACACTGGCGCAATGGTCGTCTACCATCACGTGAACGCATTTGAGGACGATGGTCACGTGATCGTCGACGTCATCGCCTACAAAGACAACAGCCTATATGATGCATTCTACCTGAACAGAATGAAGGAGAACCCCGGGTCGGAGGACGATAGCTACACCAAACCAAGCTACAAACGATTTGTACTGCCAACCCATCCAGACAAG GGCGTGGCAGTTGGAGAAGACTTGGTAAAACTCAAGTACACAACAGCCAGTGCCGTGAAGGAGAAAGAAGGCAAACTGATGTGCCAAGCAGAGGTTCTCTGTGGTG GCTTTGAATTGCCACGAATGAATTACGACTTCAATGGCAAGAAGCACCGGTTTGTCTACGGGTGCAGTGTGGAGAAGTGTGCTGTGGCGAAAGAG ATTGCCAAATTCGACACAGAGACCAAGACAAGGCTTCACTGGAGTGAAGACAACTGCTCGCCCTCAGAGCCGGTTTTCATCCCCAGACCAAATGGGGAGTCAGAAGATGATG GCGTCGTCTTGGCAACAGTTATCAACTCTAACCCGGAACAGTCAAGTTTCTTCTTGATCCTCGACGGCAGAACATTTAAAGAGGTTGCTCGCGCGTACGTGAACACGGCGCTCAACCGGGATATGCACGGCTTTTTTATCCCACAACAAAATTAG
- the LOC119198381 gene encoding TLC domain-containing protein 4-B-like — protein sequence MAMDPFNQLIVAISVTSFFTFQWLFHRVSPWMSTRISSPGFLRLSDKQKIEWNSRTVSTFHALLVGIFCLYILFFDDPVNEDPVWGDPTWVKTNVAITTGYLISDLLLIFYYWKAIGDKFFVVHHLAALYAYYYVLGEGMLPYFANFRLLAEFSTPCVNQRWFFEVLGYPKSSRPNMANGVAMAVVFFAVRIAVMPVYYIRMYAVYGTDAFYLVPWGGRVAWIGSSICLDVMNVMWMHKIARGCYRVLRSARQSKGHGPQENGKTE from the exons ATGGCCATGGACCCATTCAACCAGCTCATCGTCGCCATCTCGGTGACCAGTTTCTTCACCTTCCAGTGGCTCTTCCACAGAGTCAGCCCCTGGATGTCCACGCGCATCAGCAGCCCCGGCTTCCTCCGCCTCAGCGACAAGCAGAAGATTGAATGGAACTCCAG GACGGTGTCGACGTTTCACGCGCTGTTGGTGGGAATCTTCTGCCTCTACATCTTGTTCTTCGATGATCCCGTCAATGAAGACCCAGTGTG GGGAGACCCTACATGGGTGAAGACTAATGTTGCCATCACAACAGGCTACCTCATATCTG ATCTGCTGCTGATATTTTACTATTGGAAGGCGATAGGCGACAAATTTTTTGTAGTTCACCATCTGGCAGCATTGTATGCTTACTACTATGTACTG GGCGAAGGAATGTTGCCTTATTTTGCAAACTTCCGTCTGCTTGCTGAGTTTTCTACACCATGTGTGAACCAGCG CTGGTTCTTTGAGGTACTAGGTTACCCCAAGTCCTCCCGGCCCAACATGGCCAATGGCGTCGCCATGGCGGTGGTCTTTTTCGCGGTCCGCATCGCCGTCATGCCCGTCTACTACATCCGCATGTACGCCGTCTACGGCACCGACGCGTTCTACCTGGTGCCGTGGGGGGGGCGCGTGGCTTGGATCGGCTCCAGCATCTGCTTGGACGTCATGAACGTCATGTGGATGCACAAGATCGCCCGCGGCTGCTACAGGGTGCTGCGCTCGGCGCGCCAGAGCAAAGGGCACGGCCCTCAGGAGAACGGGAAGACGGAGTAG